Proteins from one Fragaria vesca subsp. vesca linkage group LG6, FraVesHawaii_1.0, whole genome shotgun sequence genomic window:
- the LOC101308105 gene encoding phytochrome C-like codes for MSSVSLNKTSSSRSSSSRSKQGARVVSQTPFDAKLDVDFRESVKRFDYSTSVDCNISSSTSNVPSATISAYLRNMQRGRLIQPFGCLIAIDEQTFSVLAYSENAPEMLDLAPHTVPNIQQQEALTFGTDVRTLFQFPGAAALQKAANHGEVNLFNPILVHCKTSGKPCYAILHRVDVGLVIDLEPVGLDDVPVTAAGALKSYKLAAKAISRLQSLPSGDISLLCDVIVKEVRDLTGYDRIMVYKFHEDEHGEVVAECRRPDLEPYLGLHYPATDIPQASRFLFMKNKVRMICDCFAPSVKVIQDKTLVQPLSLCGSALRSPHDCHAQYMANMGSVASLVMSVTINGDDDETEHDQQRGRKLWGLVVCHHTSPRFVPFPLRYACEFLIQVFGVQIHKEVELAAQSREKHIMKTQSLLCDMLLRDAPLGIVTQSPNVMDLVKCDGAALYYRKKLWLLGITPSEAQIGDIATWLLEYHSESTGLSTDSLMEAGYPGASDLGDEVCGIAAIRITATDFLFWFRSHTAKEIKWSGAKHDPDEKDDGRKMHPRSSFKAFLEVVKRRSTPWEDVEMDVIHSLQLILRESLQNSTINDSKMIVTGPSVDDRMERVDELRIATTEMVRLIETAAVPIFAVDVTGNINGWNNKAAELTGLAVEQAIGMPLVDIVGEDSTEVVKNMLSFALQGVERQNVEIKLKTFGHQENGSLTILVVNACCSRDIKEDVVGVCFVAQDLTGEKIVKDKYTRLLGDYVGIVQTPSALIPPIFMTDENCHCSEWNNAMQNLSGLRREEAVGQALLGEIFTTSNFGCRVKDHDTLTKLRILLNGVLAGQDASKLLFGFFDLQGNFIEALLSANKRSDEKGRITGVLCFIHVASPELQYATQVQRIAEQAAADSLRKLAYIRQEIKKPLSGIMLMQNLMGSSNLSKEQKQLHKKSTLCREQLIKIVDDTDVESMEECYMEMNSVEFNLGEALEVVINQVMILSRERQVQVIHDSPAEVSTMVLYGDNLRLQQVVSDFLTNAIHFTPSFDESTVGLTAIPTKERVGTKMHIVHLEFRITHPAPGMPDYLIQEMFHDSHRVSREGLGLHLSQNLVKIMNGTVQYHRGEDTSSFRILIDFPLVHHINS; via the exons ATGTCATCAGTGTCCTTGAACAAGACAAGTAGTTCTAGAAGCAGTTCTTCGAGATCAAAACAGGGAGCTCGTGTGGTTTCGCAGACACCCTTTGATGCAAAGCTAGATGTAGACTTTAGAGAATCTGTAAAACGTTTTGATTACTCCACCTCTGTTGACTGTAATATCTCAAGTTCAACTAGCAATGTCCCCTCCGCCACTATATCAGCTTACCTCCGGAATATGCAGAGAGGCCGGCTCATTCAACCATTTGGTTGCTTGATTGCTATTGATGAGCAAACTTTTAGTGTTCTTGCCTACAGTGAAAATGCTCCAGAGATGTTGGACTTGGCCCCCCATACTGTTCCAAATATCCAGCAGCAAGAAGCTTTGACTTTTGGAACAGATGTTCGCACGCTCTTTCAGTTCCCAGGTGCTGCTGCATTGCAGAAAGCAGCTAATCATGGGGAAGTTAATCTTTTCAATCCCATATTGGTGCATTGTAAAACTTCAGGTAAGCCCTGTTATGCAATTCTGCATCGAGTTGATGTTGGCTTAGTAATAGATTTAGAACCAGTAGGTCTAGATGATGTTCCAGTCACTGCTGCGGGGGCATTGAAGTCTTATAAGCTTGCAGCCAAAGCCATCTCAAGATTGCAGTCCTTGCCAAGTGGGGATATATCATTGTTATGTGATGTTATAGTGAAGGAAGTTAGAGATTTGACGGGGTATGATCGCATAATGGTGTATAAATTTCATGAAGATGAACATGGGGAAGTTGTTGCTGAGTGCCGTAGACCTGACCTAGAACCTTATCTGGGTTTGCACTACCCAGCCACTGATATACCACAGGCGTCAAGGTTCCTCTTTATGAAGAACAAGGTTAGGATGATATGTGATTGTTTTGCCCCTTCAGTTAAAGTAATTCAAGACAAAACATTAGTTCAGCCATTGAGTCTTTGTGGATCAGCATTGAGATCTCCTCATGATTGTCATGCACAGTATATGGCAAACATGGGTTCTGTTGCATCTCTTGTAATGTCTGTGACAATCAATGGCGACGATGATGAGACGGAGCATGATCAACAGAGGGGAAGAAAATTGTGGGGTTTAGTGGTCTGCCATCACACAAGTCCTAGATTTGTTCCGTTTCCTTTAAGGTACGCATGTGAGTTTTTGATTCAAGTCTTTGGTGTACAGATCCACAAAGAAGTGGAGTTGGCTGCTCAGTCAAGGGAGAAACATATTATGAAAACACAATCTCTGCTTTGTGACATGCTCCTTCGGGATGCCCCTCTAGGTATTGTTACTCAGTCACCTAATGTGATGGATCTTGTTAAGTGTGATGGAGCTGCATTGTATTACAGGAAGAAATTGTGGTTACTTGGGATCACCCCATCCGAGGCACAAATTGGAGATATTGCTACATGGCTTCTTGAATACCATAGTGAGAGCACAGGCCTAAGTACTGATAGCCTTATGGAAGCTGGCTATCCAGGTGCTTCAGATCTTGGTGATGAAGTTTGTGGAATTGCTGCGATTAGAATTACTGCAACAGACTTCCTCTTTTGGTTTCGGTCCCACACCGCGAAGGAAATCAAGTGGAGTGGTGCAAAGCATGATCCTGATGAGAAGGATGATGGAAGAAAGATGCATCCCAGGTCATCATTCAAGGCCTTTTTGGAGGTAGTTAAGCGACGAAGCACACCATGGGAAGATGTAGAAATGGATGTCATCCATTCACTACAGCTGATATTGAGAGAATCATTGCAGAACAGTACTATAAATGATTCCAAAATGATTGTGACTGGTCCATCAGTTGATGACAGGATGGAGAGAGTGGATGAATTGCGTATTGCCACAACTGAAATGGTTCGACTTATTGAGACAGCTGCAGTTCCCATTTTTGCTGTTGATGTTACTGGTAATATAAATGGTTGGAATAACAAGGCAGCTGAACTAACAGGATTAGCTGTTGAGCAAGCTATTGGTATGCCACTAGTTGATATTGTGGGGGAAGATTCAACTGAAGTGGTGAAGAACATGCTCTCATTTGCATTACAAG GCGTAGAGAGGCAAAATGTTGAAATCAAATTGAAAACATTTGGTCATCAAGAAAATGGAAGTCTTACAATTTTGGTGGTTAATGCATGTTGTAGCCGAGATATAAAGGAAGATGTTGTTGGAGTTTGCTTTGTTGCCCAAGATCTTACAGGAGAAAAGATTGTTAAGGACAAATACACTCGTTTACTAGGTGATTATGTTGGAATAGTGCAAACCCCCTCAGCACTGATTCCTCCTATATTTATGACGGATGAAAATTGTCATTGCTCAGAATGGAACAATGCTATGCAAAATTTGTCTGGCTTGCGAAGGGAAGAAGCTGTTGGTCAAGCACTCCTTGGGGAAATCTTCACAACTAGCAATTTTGGCTGTCGTGTTAAAGATCATGACACATTAACCAAGCTTAGGATACTGTTGAATGGGGTACTTGCAGGCCAGGATGCCAGTAAATTGCTTTTCGGGTTTTTTGATCTACAGGGTAATTTCATTGAAGCACTACTTTCTGCTAACAAAAGAAGTGATGAAAAAGGGAGGATAACTGGGGTTTTGTGCTTTATACATGTTGCTAGTCCAGAGCTTCAGTATGCTACGCAGGTGCAAAGAATAGCAGAGCAGGCTGCAGCTGATAGTCTTAGGAAATTGGCCTACATTCGTCAAGAAATCAAAAAGCCTTTAAGTGGGATTATGCTAATGCAAAATCTAATGGGGTCTTCTAACTTAAGCAAAGAGCAGAAGCAGCTACATAAGAAGAGCACATTGTGTCGGGAACAATTGATCAAGATTGTTGATGACACTGATGTTGAAAGTATGGAGGAATG CTACATGGAGATGAATTCTGTTGAATTCAACCTTGGTGAAGCATTGGAGGTTGTTATAAATCAAGTTATGATCTTGAGTCGGGAGCGGCAGGTGCAGGTCATCCATGATTCACCAGCTGAGGTGTCAACCATGGTTTTGTATGGAGACAATTTGAGGCTACAACAAGTTGTCTCAGATTTCTTAACCAATGCAATCCATTTCACGCCTTCTTTTGATGAATCAACTGTTGGTCTCACAGCAATTCCAACGAAGGAACGTGTAGGGACTAAAATGCACATTGTTCATCTAGAGTTTCG AATCACTCATCCAGCACCAGGAATGCCGGATTATTTGATTCAAGAGATGTTTCACGACAGCCATCGCGTCTCAAGGGAAGGGCTAGGCTTACACCTCAGCCAAAATCTGGTGAAGATTATGAATGGCACTGTACAATATCACAGAGGAGAGGACACATCATCCTTTAGAATCCTCATAGACTTTCCGCTGGTTCACCACATTAACAGCTGA
- the LOC101309076 gene encoding putative pentatricopeptide repeat-containing protein At5g09950-like, giving the protein MFRSLLKPKPKPRRPSHPAFTSLAAPLPSDSPHHHQSSHPHTETPPPHSTPTYANLLHQFKNSLTQNEAETFHSKILKHGFTQDLFLSNALLNLYVKIGSLSNARHLFDEMPHRNSVTWACLISGYARSITPDKACGHFKRMVCDGFVPSVYAFGAVLRACQELGPGRLKFGMQVHGLLSKMHECDVLLANVVMSMYGRCLGAADDAYRAFCESKFKNLVSWNSIISVYCQRGDAVSAYEIFSKMQKDGVGFDLQPNEYTFGSLVPACCNLADSGLVLLQQMLSRVCKAGFLGDLYVGSALVSGFARVGLVDYARKIFEQMGERNVVSMNGLMVGLVRQKQGEEAARVFMEMKDLVGMNIDSLVVLLSSFAEFSVLEEGKRKGREVHAYVIATGLIRSKVAIENGLVNMYAKCGAIDDACSVFRLMVDKDSISWNSLISGLDQNERFEDAVMKFSEVRRSELTPSIFTLISALSSCASLEWIKMGQQIHCEALKLGLDLDVSVSNALLALYSETGCLNESRNVFFLMQEYDQVSWNSIVGALASSEASVSEAVEYLLEMMRSGWQLNRVTFISILSAVSSLSLHDLGQQIHAVVLKYNAAKDSAIENALIACYGKCGYIDDCEKIFSRMPERRDEVSWNSMISGYIHNELLPKAIDLVWFMMQKGQKLDSFTFATVLSACASVATLERGMEVHACAIRSCLESDVVVGSALVDMYSKCGRIDYASRFFESMPVRNVYSWNSLISGYARNGDGQNALRIFTQMKQQDQPPDHVTFVGVLSACSHAGLVDEGFQHFNSMSKVHGLAPRMEHFSCMVDLLGRAGKQNMIEDFIKKMPMKPNVLIWRTVLGACCRANGRNTELGRMAGEMLLELEPQNAVNYVLLANMYASGGKWDDVAKARMTMRKAAVKKEAGCSWVTMKDGVHVFVAGDKLHPEKDLIYEKLKELNKKMRDAGYVPETKFALYDLELENKEELLSYHSEKLAVAYVLTRQSELPIRIMKNLRVCGDCHSAFKYISKIVDRQIVLRDSNRFHHFADGKCSCGDFW; this is encoded by the coding sequence ATGTTCCGCTCTCTCCTCAAACCCAAACCAAAACCTCGCCGCCCTTCCCACCCTGCTTTCACTTCTCTCGCCGCACCTCTCCCCTCAGACTCACCTCACCACCACCAGTCATCTCACCCCCACACCGAAACCCCACCCCCACATTCCACTCCAACCTACGCCAATCTTCTCCATCAGTTCAAAAACTCCCTCACCCAAAACGAAGCCGAAACCTTTCATTCAAAAATCCTCAAACACGGCTTCACTCAAGACCTCTTCTTATCCAACGCCCTCCTCAACCTCTACGTCAAAATCGGTTCTTTATCCAATGCACGCCACCTGTTCGACGAAATGCCTCACAGAAACTCGGTCACCTGGGCCTGCCTCATTTCAGGGTACGCCCGGAGCATAACACCAGACAAGGCCTGCGGGCATTTCAAACGCATGGTTTGCGATGGCTTCGTGCCGAGTGTGTATGCTTTCGGGGCTGTTCTAAGGGCCTGCCAGGAGTTGGGTCCTGGCAGGCTCAAGTTTGGGATGCAGGTTCATGGGTTGTTGTCGAAAATGCATGAGTGTGATGTGTTGCTAGCTAATGTGGTAATGTCAATGTATGGGAGGTGTTTGGGTGCCGCGGATGATGCTTACCGCGCTTTTTGCGAGAGCAAGTTTAAGAATTTAGTGTCTTGGAATTCGATTATTTCGGTTTATTGTCAACGAGGGGATGCAGTGTCTGCTTATGAGATTTTTTCGAAGATGCAGAAGGATGGTGTGGGTTTTGATTTGCAGCCGAATGAGTATACTTTCGGTAGCTTAGTGCCTGCTTGCTGTAATTTGGCGGATTCTGGTTTGGTTTTGCTGCAGCAGATGCTGAGCAGGGTGTGCAAAGCTGGATTTTTGGGGGATTTGTATGTGGGAAGTGCTTTGGTTAGTGGATTCGCGAGGGTTGGGTTAGTTGATTACGCTAGGAAGATTTTTGAGCAGATGGGGGAGAGGAATGTAGTTTCGATGAATGGTTTGATGGTTGGGCTGGTGAGGCAGAAGCAAGGAGAAGAAGCCGCTCGGGTTTTCATGGAGATGAAGGACTTGGTTGGAATGAACATCGATTCGCTTGTGGTTCTTTTGAGTTCTTTCGCTGAATTTTCTGTTTTAGAGGAAGGGAAAAGAAAGGGAAGGGAGGTTCATGCATATGTAATTGCGACTGGCTTGATTCGCAGCAAGGTTGCAATAGAGAATGGACTTGTAAATATGTATGCCAAATGTGGTGCTATTGATGATGCTTGTTCTGTTTTCAGGCTCATGGTAGACAAAGACTCAATCTCATGGAACTCTCTGATTTCTGGTCTCGACCAGAACGAGCGTTTTGAAGACGCAGTCATGAAGTTCTCTGAAGTGAGAAGATCTGAGTTGACGCCTTCAATTTTCACATTAATTAGTGCTTTGAGTTCATGTGCAAGCTTGGAGTGGATCAAGATGGGACAGCAAATACATTGTGAAGCACTTAAACTGGGACTTGATTTGGATGTCTCAGTTTCAAATGCTCTTCTTGCATTGTATTCCGAGACGGGATGTCTTAATGAATCCCGGAATGTTTTCTTCTTGATGCAGGAGTATGACCAAGTGTCGTGGAATTCAATTGTTGGGGCTTTAGCTAGTTCAGAGGCTTCAGTTTCTGAGGCTGTAGAATATTTATTGGAAATGATGCGATCTGGATGGCAACTTAATAGAGTAACATTTATTAGCATTCTTTCAGCAGTTTCATCTCTCTCACTTCACGATCTAGGCCAGCAGATTCATGCTGTAGTATTAAAATACAATGCTGCAAAAGACTCTGCGATTGAGAATGCACTTATTGCTTGCTATGGTAAGTGTGGATATATAGATGACTGTGAGAAGATATTTTCTAGAATGCCTGAAAGAAGGGATGAAGTAAGTTGGAATTCCATGATTTCTGGATACATACACAATGAGCTCTTACCCAAGGCCATCGATTTGGTCTGGTTTATGATGCAGAAGGGTCAGAAATTAGACTCTTTTACTTTTGCCACTGTTCTGAGTGCTTGTGCCTCAGTTGCAACATTAGAGCGTGGGATGGAAGTTCATGCATGTGCTATAAGATCTTGTTTGGAATCTGATGTTGTAGTTGGGAGTGCACTTGTCGACATGTACTCAAAGTGTGGAAGGATTGATTATGCTTCAAGATTCTTTGAGTCGATGCCAGTTAGAAATGTGTATTCCTGGAATTCATTAATATCAGGATATGCTCGCAATGGCGATGGACAAAATGCTCTTAGGATTTTCACACAAATGAAGCAACAAGATCAGCCGCCAGATCATGTTACCTTTGTTGGGGTCCTATCAGCTTGTAGCCATGCAGGGCTCGTGGATGAAGGGTTTCAGCATTTCAATTCTATGAGTAAGGTACATGGACTGGCTCCTAGGATGGAGCACTTTTCATGTATGGTTGATCTTCTTGGAAGGGCAGGAAAACAAAATATGATAGAGGACTTTATCAAAAAGATGCCAATGAAGCCTAATGTTCTTATTTGGAGGACAGTTTTAGGGGCTTGTTGCCGAGCTAATGGTCGTAACACAGAGCTAGGCAGGATGGCTGGTGAAATGCTTTTGGAGTTGGAACCCCAAAATGCTGTGAACTATGTGCTACTTGCCAACATGTATGCTTCTGGTGGAAAGTGGGATGATGTGGCAAAAGCTAGGATGACAATGAGGAAGGCAGCAGTGAAGAAGGAAGCTGGGTGCAGTTGGGTGACCATGAAAGATGGAGTTCATGTTTTTGTAGCCGGAGACAAATTACACCCAGAGAAAGATTTGATATATGAAAAACTGAAGGAACTTAACAAGAAAATGAGGGATGCTGGATATGTGCCTGAAACGAAATTTGCACTATACGATCTTGAACTGGAAAACAAGGAAGAACTGCTTAGCTATCACAGTGAAAAGCTTGCAGTTGCATATGTTCTTACTCGCCAGTCAGAGTTGCCTATAAGGATTATGAAAAATCTCCGGGTTTGTGGTGACTGCCACTCTGCCTTCAAATACATATCAAAGATTGTTGACAGGCAAATAGTATTGCGGGATTCAAACAGATTTCATCACTTTGCGGATGGCAAGTGTTCTTGTGGGGATTTCTGGTAA
- the LOC101308491 gene encoding uncharacterized protein LOC101308491 has product MECVNKSLHIVTQSGEFPVVGKEVETVNNSGGSESSIVTGCDPKEFKRVVSRISNERIILIIEMGFGPVHNFRCGKLNLSLCEMLLNNFDVKNQTIEIHGRHMSITEKDFDRFLGLRCRGTEVDIEHVSGGRDAVDLKERLCGDETNINLKTLKKMVVFTEDDELFMVSFVLFALSTMFCPSTPGYVDPRFLIPLRNPRAIRSYNWGRFAYTKLAEGVTLYQSGNHSPTMGCLVFLQVFYLSVLGEGMLIVSRDANFGESVYSDSRDKSTGLKTNLFDDIGDLKKELAAVEDEIGSLESTFYSLGPDIANLRRVVTALHKVIVTREPESPSFPVSLVKEVHHVSAMEPQGINQLDRKECPPKDLTRCVYRNEPSEKTTEEVMAQMRAGNDISLHKKPMRMMLGNIANISRREEKLLNYLFCNKGVVEDIVGSDEVGRYREASVSRCHIKCLTPKRCISSEVINLMGAYCFAKSTDCWFVPTYFSERAKEGACHPVQEAHLSATITLCGLRKFNGRIEGSERIFIPIMDDLCQHWFLAVVRFVGDCEIWDSKPILASQQRRKDYVESAVNLLLSVFASELKQSPWVCSEAASFTYFYPAICTTEVNDYDSGVCVIRNMQFYGQRWYEGYNSGDQRMRIALEVVNSPLNECRDDVWDCVYLEKKNASNLQERSGSETPDPLLDRAGMRLKPRVPRR; this is encoded by the exons ATGGAATGTGTTAATAAATCACTGCATATTGTTACGCAGAGCGGAGAATTCCCGGTGGTTGGTAAGGAGGTGGAAACTGTGAACAATTCCGGTGGCAGTGAATCTTCAATTGTCACAGGATGTGACCCGAAAGAGTTCAAACGGGTTGTTTCACGAATTTCCAATGAGAGAATTATTCTTATTATTGAAATGGGTTTTGGACCGGTTCACAACTTCCGATGCGGTAAGCTGAACCTATCACTATGCGAAATGCTGTTGAATAATTTTGATGTGAAGAACCAGACGATTGAGATACATGGACGGCACATGTCTATTACTGAAAAAGACTTTGATCGTTTTTTGGGGCTGAGGTGCCGCGGCACGGAAGTTGACATTGAACACGTAAGTGGTGGTCGTGATGCCGTGGATTTGAAAGAGCGTTTGTGTGGGGATGAAACAAATATTAATTTGAAGACTTTGAAGAAGATGGTAGTTTTCACAGAAGACGATGAATTGTTTATGGTGAGTTTTGTGTTGTTTGCTCTGTCAACTATGTTCTGCCCTTCTACACCTGGCTATGTTGATCCAAGGTTTTTGATACCGTTGAGGAACCCTCGTGCCATAAGGTCCTATAATTGGGGTCGGTTTGCCTATACGAAGTTGGCTGAGGGAGTTACTTTGTATCAGAGTGGAAATCACAGTCCTACTATGGGGTGCCTAGTTTTCCTGCAGGTTTTCTACCTTAGTGTGTTGGGGGAGGGGATGCTTATTGTTTCGAG AGATGCAAATTTCGGAGAAAGCGTGTATTCCGATTCGCGAGACAAGAGCACCGGATTGAAAACCAACTTGTTTGATGACATTGGTGATTTGAAGAAGGAGCTGGCTGCTGTTGAAGATGAAATTGGTTCTCTGGAATCAACTTTTTATAGCTTGGGTCCGGATATTGCAAACCTGAGAAGGGTAGTGACAGCTTTACACAAGGTGATTGTTACGCGGGAACCTGAATCCCCGAGTTTTCCTGTTAGTCTTGTGAAGGAAGTGCACCATGTTAGCGCGATGGAGCCGCAAGGCATTAACCAGTTGGACAGGAAAGAATGTCCTCCGAAG GATTTGACGAGGTGTGTGTACCGTAATGAGCCATCTGAGAAAACAACCGAAGAAGTAATGGCGCAAATGAGGGCAGGGAATGACATCAGTTTGCATAAGAAACCGATGAGGATGATGCTTGGCAACATAGCCAATATATCCCGTAGAGAAGAAAAATTGCTGAATTATTTATTCTGCAATAAAGGAGTTGTTGAGGATATCGTTGGAAG CGACGAAGTTGGGCGATACAGGGAGGCAAGTGTATCTCGTTGCCACATCAAGTGTCTAACTCCTAAACGGTGTATAAGTAGTGAG GTAATAAACCTAATGGGTGCATACTGTTTTGCAAAATCAACTGACTGCTGGTTTGTCCCTACGTATTTTTCT GAACGTGCAAAGGAGGGGGCCTGTCATCCGGTCCAGGAAGCCCACCTATCAGCAACCATTACCTTATGCGGGCTACGCAAATTTAATGGCCGAATTGAGGGAAGCGAAAGG ATATTTATACCGATTATGGACGACCTTTGTCAACACTGGTTTCTTGCCGTTGTAAGGTTTGTGGGTGACTGTGAGATATGGGACAGCAAACCTATTCTGGCATCGCAGCAGCGTCGCAAGGACTACGTTGAATCCGCT GTCAATCTCCTCCTGTCCGTTTTTGCCTCCGAACTTAAACAGTCCCCGTGGGTCTGTTCGGAAGCGGCTTCATTCACCTATTTCTACCCAGCCATATGCACAACTGAGGTTAACGACTATGACTCTGGTGTATGCGTCATCAGGAATATGCAGTTCTACGGACAGCGTTGGTATGAAGGG TACAATTCTGGTGATCAGAGAATGAGGATTGCCCTTGAAGTAGTCAACAGCCCCCTCAACGAATGTCGCGATGATGTCTGGGATTGTGTATACCTTGAGAAGAAAAATGCCAGCAATTTGCAGGAGCGTTCAGGATCTGAAACCCCTGATCCTCTACTTGACCGGGCCGGTATGAGGTTGAAGCCCCGTGTTCCTCGTAGATGA
- the LOC101308788 gene encoding uncharacterized protein LOC101308788, whose amino-acid sequence MKLNHVIVVLVIALAAAVLHGTEAKKYQVGGDLGWTIPPGGASTYASWASKHTLKVDKDTLVFNFKAGENDSTIVTKENYDSCNTKDPLYQIKSPGVVVGASTPGTFYFTCSFAGHCHKGQREQKPKSIESEATWVGLSLPAALPLILHGLPRFNFEAGENDLILETKENFHTCNTAEPLLQFEGPVYIGSANPSTLYFTCSFAGHCQKRQKVAIDFEPPSNLACCLVQVQVHVPWPVRVLPMNLRPPNISK is encoded by the exons ATGAAGCTGAATCATGTGATCGTGGTCCTTGTTATAGCATTGGCAGCAGCAGTGTTGCATGGAACAGAAGCCAAAAAGTATCAAGTCGGAGGCGACTTGGGTTGGACTATCCCTCCCGGCGGCGCTTCCACTTATGCTTCATGGGCTTCAAAGCACACCCTTAAAGTTGACAAGGATACTCTAG TGTTCAACTTTAAAGCAGGAGAAAATGACTCGACTATAGTAACCAAGGAGAATTATGACTCCTGCAACACCAAGGATCCGTTGTATCAAATCAAGAGTCCGGGTGTAGTTGTCGGTGCTTCCACGCCGGGCACATTTTATTTCACCTGCAGCTTCGCCGGGCACTGTCACAAGGGGCAAAG GGAACAGAAGCCAAAAAGTATAGAGTCGGAGGCAACTTGGGTTGGACTATCCCTCCCGGCGGCGCTGCCACTTATTCTTCATGGGCTTCCAA GGTTCAACTTCGAAGCAGGAGAAAATGACTTGATTCTGGAAACAAAGGAAAATTTCCACACCTGCAACACAGCTGAACCATTATTACAATTCGAGGGTCCAGTATATATTGGATCTGCCAATCCCAGCACATTATATTTCACTTGCAGCTTCGCCGGGCACTGCCAGAAGAGGCAAAAGGTAGCCATCGATTTTGAACCCCCTTCAAACCTAGCCTGTTGCCTAGTGCAAGTCCAGGTCCATGTCCCATGGCCAGTTCGAGTGCTTCCGATGAATCTGCGGCCACCGAACATCTCGAAATAA